TACCAGCTAAAGGAGCAGGGGAGTTTCTCAATGTAGCTTTGCATGGATATGAAGTATCTGCGGTCAACACAGGAGTCCCACATGCAGTGATTTTTGTAGATTCACTTGACGGCCATGAATTAATGACCGCTGCGCCAAAGATCCGGTATGACCCGATTTTTCCAAAAGGAACTAATGTAAATTTTGTTCATCTGGATTCCCGCAATGAAATAACTATCCGCACTTATGAGAGGGGGGTTGAAGGTGAAACATTAAGCTGCGGCACTGGTTCAGTAGCCTCTGCAGCAGTAGCATATCGCCTTGGGAAGACCGGGAATTCAGTTAAAGTGAATACGAAAGGCGGGGAATTGAGAATTACAATAAGCGATGATGCCGCCTATATGGAAGGAACAGCACAGCAGGTATTTGAAGGTTCAATAGATATTTAAACATCGCAAAGTACGCAAAAAACAATTATCCTGAGTTGGAAGATGCATGAAATTTCCCGTTGATATGCCTTTGTCCCCGAAGACAGTCAATTTTTTCTTTGCCGCCTTTACTGATCGTTATTATTTATCCGGGTGGAATATTTGTCGGGACCGAAGCAGTAATAGGGGAAATTTTCGGATTAACGGATTAGTAGGAAATGAAGCAGCCATACAGATACAGGAAATAATTAAGAACGTAAACTTTCGAACAATAATAGATTTGCCG
The sequence above is a segment of the Candidatus Methanoperedens sp. genome. Coding sequences within it:
- a CDS encoding diaminopimelate epimerase → MLHFTKLHGNGNDFILIDEYNEKIIRDDKKAGFALKYCDRRFGIGADGVLFLAKSDIADIRMQIFNSDGTQAEMCGNGVRCLVEYALHKGYIQDKSSVQTLAGVLPVSSRREVKTWVSVNMGKPQFQRTQIPAKGAGEFLNVALHGYEVSAVNTGVPHAVIFVDSLDGHELMTAAPKIRYDPIFPKGTNVNFVHLDSRNEITIRTYERGVEGETLSCGTGSVASAAVAYRLGKTGNSVKVNTKGGELRITISDDAAYMEGTAQQVFEGSIDI